A genome region from Oncorhynchus mykiss isolate Arlee unplaced genomic scaffold, USDA_OmykA_1.1 un_scaffold_120, whole genome shotgun sequence includes the following:
- the socs1 gene encoding suppressor of cytokine signaling 1 (The RefSeq protein has 5 substitutions, 2 non-frameshifting indels compared to this genomic sequence): MVAHSAVEEQDTTTKPPSSSPSRPLGASSTFLSTPHSDHHTTSPSSSSPPSSSSSSVSQSHRPRPSNQCVASPIPGPDLLDHQPPLPLLDPVPTHFPLFPCKVDFLLITRTAAMLERSGFYWGPLGVEEAHTRLKDVATGTFLIRDSRQTDVFFTLSYRAASGPVSVRIVYKGQRFSLAGSEHSFPCLFLLLEHYINSSKKSLTVPYRKQRPTLQELCRKQVAESCGGEVERVARVPVNPVLKHFLLEFPYRI, from the exons ATGGTCGCTCACAGCGCTGTGGAAGAACAAGACACAACAACAAAAGCACCATCGTCATCGTCATCACCTTCTAGACCTCTAGGCGCCTCCTCCACCTTCCTCTCGACTCCACACTCGGACCACCACacaacctcaccaccaccatcatcatcgtcatcgtcATCATCAGTCTCCCAGTCACACCGTCCGCGCCCATCCAACCAGTGTGTGGCGTCCCCTATCCCAGGACCAGACCTGTTAGACCACCagccccctcttcccctcctggACCCAGTGCCCACCCACTTTCCTCTGTTCCCCTGCAAGGTAGACTTCCTGTTGATCACTCGGACGGCCGCCATGTTGGAACGTTCCGGCTTCTACTGGGGCCCGCTAGGAGTGGAGGAG GCTCACAATCGACTGAAGGACGTTGCCACGGGAACATTCTTGATCCGGGACAGTCGTCAGACAGACGTCTTCTTCACGCTGTCCTATCGCGCGGCCAACGGCCCGGTCAGCGTACGCATCGTCTATAAGGGACAACGGTTCAGCCTGGCAGGAAGTGAGCACTCTTTCCCctgcctcttcctcctgctcGAACACTACATTAATTCCTCTAAGAAAAGCCTGACCGTTCCGTACAGGAAGCAGCGCCCTACGCTCCAGGAACTGTGCAGGAAACAGGTCGCGGAGTCGTGTGGCGGTGAGGTGGAACGGGTCGCCAGGGTCCCCGTCAACCCAGTCCTAAAACACTTCCTGTTAGAGTTCCCGTACAGGATATGA